One genomic window of Trifolium pratense cultivar HEN17-A07 unplaced genomic scaffold, ARS_RC_1.1 scaffold_66, whole genome shotgun sequence includes the following:
- the LOC123901484 gene encoding putative receptor-like protein kinase At3g47110 isoform X1 — MAKLYYSDSNLLCILSVLLYYYFFTCLAKSTKNITTDEFSLIEFKSSITLDPYHILSNWSISTNSSSFSSSCNWVGVTCDEHHGRVNALNLSNMGLEGTISPQLGNLSFLVFLDLQGNSFHGELPHELLQLHRLKWLDLSYNDFVGEIPLRIGDLSKLQYLNLGYNNIVGFIPQSISNLSMLEYLNLNSNLIKGTIPHVIGQLHRLRMLHISNIKLLSGIIPSTISNMSSLEEIYLSNNSLSGEIPKGIGDLTQLRILNLENNILFGNISSTILMLNNSSLQKLALGLNKLSGILPSNVCEGLPNLRLLYLYANDFSGKMPNIWRFCKELEDLELSFNNFDKGHMPADIGNLTKLQYLYLRSINLEGEIPLSLFNISSLIEIDLEENNLNGTLPHEMCNQLLQLEIFTIIGNHFEGAIPRSIGNCTLLQILTLQNNFFSGSIPMEIGNLNQLHLLQMGNNSLSGTIPSQVFNISTLEYLHLEQNSFSGMLPSNMGFGLPNLQQIHIYGNKLVGKIPNSISNASKLVIIDLSLNEFSGNIPNSFGNLRVLESLIIGGNNLTIDDSLEFNFLTSLTSCRNLKRLEVSMISLQSKLPKSIGNLSLEHFEAISCGINGNIPLEIGNMSNLIRLSLSRNDLHGSIPSTIKGLHKLQSLDLSYNGLQGSIVHELCEIRSLSELNLTNNKLFGVLPTCLGNLTSLRKFDLGSNRLTSTIPSSFWTLKDVLEVNLSSNAIIGNLPSDIKNLRALVSLDLSRNQISSNIPSTISFLTTLETLSLAYNKIKGPIPKSLGEMVGLSFLDLSQNLITGVIPKSLESLSYLKYINLSYNRLQGEIPNGGPFKKFTSQSFMHNEALCGSPYLVQVPGNATEVPPCDKQIRKKSKTKMILIICISSIIVVLGILAIAWIILQMHKRKKVEKPLEKDLSTNLGQLRRLSYYELVQATNGFNESNLLGRGGFGSVYQGMLSSGKMVAIKVLDLKLEATSKSFDAECNAMRNLRHRNLVEIITSCSNVNFKSLVMEFMSNGSLEKWLYSNNHCLGFLQRLNIMIDVASALEYLHHGSSIPVVHCDLKPSNVLLDENMVAHVGDFGISKLLDDEHSKLHTQTLATIGYVAPEYGSKGVVSVKGDVYSYGIMLMEMFTGKKPTNEMFSEELTLKIWISESMDNSIMEVVDCNLVSQHGKQIEDILVHLSSILALALKCCEDLPEARVSMTHVTASLIRIKTLFI; from the exons ATGGCCAAACTATACTATAGTGATTCTAATTTGCTCTGTATTCTCTCTGTCTTACTCTATTATTACTTCTTCACATGCTTAGCTAAAAGTACTAAAAACATCACCACTGATGAATTTTCACTTATTGAATTCAAATCCTCTATAACATTAGACCCTTATCATATACTTAGTAATTGGTCAATTTCCACtaattcttcttctttctcttcatcaTGCAATTGGGTTGGTGTTACTTGTGATGAACATCATGGAAGAGTAAATGCATTGAATCTTAGTAACATGGGCCTTGAAGGTACCATTTCTCCTCAACTAGGAAATCTctcttttcttgtttttcttgatCTACAAGGCAATAGTTTCCATGGTGAGTTACCACATGAGTTACTTCAATTGCATAGATTGAAATGGTTGGATTTGAGTTACAATGATTTTGTTGGAGAAATCCCTTTAAGGATAGGGGACTTATCAAAACTTCAATATTTGAATCTTggttataataatattgttggATTTATTCCTCAATCTATATCCAATTTGTCAATGTTAGAGTATCTAAATTTGAACTCAAATCTCATCAAAGGAACAATTCCACATGTTATCGGTCAACTTCATCGGTTGAGGATGTTGCATATCAGTAACATTAAGCTGTTGTCTGGAATCATACCATCAACAATTTCCAACATGTCTTCACTTGaagaaatttatttatcaaataattccTTATCAG GAGAAATTCCAAAAGGAATTGGTGATCTTACACAACTGAGAATATTGAACCTTGAAAATAATATTCTCTTTGGCAACATATCATCAACAATATTAATGTTGAACAACTCATCATTGCAAAAATTGGCACTTGGTTTAAACAAACTCAGTGGCATTCTTCCATCAAATGTTTGTGAAGGACTTCCAAACCTTAGATTACTATATCtttatgctaatgatttttctGGTAAGATGCCAAATATTTGGCGTTTTTGCAAAGAGTTAGAAGATTTGGAGCTATCCTTCAATAATTTTGACAAAGGACATATGCCAGCTGACATTGGAAACTTGACCAAGCTTCAATATTTGTATCTTAGAAGCATCAACTTGGAGG GTGAAATTCCACTCTCGCTCTTCAACATCTCTTCTTTAATAGAGATCGACCTTGAGGAAAACAATTTAAATGGAACACTTCCACATGAGATGTGTAATCAACTTCTTCAACTTGAAATATTTACCATAATCGGTAATCATTTTGAAGGAGCCATTCCACGATCAATTGGCAATTGCACATTATTGCAAATATTAACTTTACAGAATAACTTTTTTTCAG GTTCAATACCAATGGAGATTGGAAATCTCAATCAACTTCATCTTTTACAAATGGGAAATAATAGCTTGAGTGGAACTATTCCTTCACAAGTGTTCAACATTTCAACATTAGAATATTTGCATCTTGAACAAAATTCTTTCTCAGGCATGCTTCCATCAAACATGGGATTTGGCCTTCCTAACCTACAACAAATACACATATATGGAAACAAACTTGTTGGAAAAATTCCAAATAGTATATCCAATGCTTCAAAACTTGTCATAATTGACTTGAGTTTGAATGAATTTAGTGGAAATATACCAAACTCATTTGGAAATTTAAGAGTCCTTGAATCACTCATCATAGGTGGCAATAATTTGACAATAGATGATTCTCTTGAATTCAACTTCTTAACTTCACTAACAAGTTGCAGAAATTTGAAACGTCTTGAAGTATCTATGATAAGTTTACAATCAAAACTTCCTAAGTCCATTGGAAACTTATCATTAGAACATTTTGAGGCAATTTCTTGTGGAATTAATGGAAATATTCCACTAGAAATCGGAAACATGAGCAACCTGATTCGCTTATCTCTGAGTAGAAATGACTTACACGGATCAATCCCAAGTACAATTAAAGGGTTACATAAACTTCAATCTTTGGATCTTAGCTACAATGGACTCCAAGGATCTATAGTTCATGAGCTTTGTGAAATTAGGAGTTTGAGTGAGTTGAATTTAACAAACAATAAGCTTTTTGGAGTGTTACCAACATGTTTGGGAAATTTGACTTCTCTTAGAAAGTTTGACTTAGGATCCAATAGGTTAACCTCTACAATACCTTCCTCATTTTGGACTCTCAAAGATGTTTTAGAGGTAAACTTATCCTCCAATGCTATAATTGGAAATCTTCCATCTGATATTAAGAATTTGAGAGCTCTTGTATCATTAGATTTGTCAAGAAATCAAATTTCAAGCAACATTCCTTCAACCATAAGTTTCTTGACAACTTTAGAAACTTTGTCCTTAGCATATAACAAAATCAAAGGGCCTATTCCAAAATCACTTGGTGAAATGGTAGGTTTGAGTTTCTTGGACTTGTCTCAAAATCTTATAACAGGTGTGATTCCAAAATCTTTAGAGTCACTTTCTTATCTTAAATACATTAATCTTTCATACAATAGATTGCAAGGAGAAATTCCTAATGGAGGACCTTTCAAAAAATTCACATCTCAATCTTTCATGCATAATGAAgcactttgtggtagtccttacCTAGTCCAGGTTCCTGGCAACGCCACTGAAGTACCTCCATGTGATAAACAAATTAGGAAAAAATCAAAGACAAAGATGATATTAATCATTTGCATATCATCTATAATTGTTGTGTTGGGAATTTTGGCTATTGCATGGATAATACTTCAAATgcataaaaggaaaaaagttgaaaaaccACTTGAAAAGGATTTATCAACTAATTTAGGGCAATTAAGAAGACTTTCCTATTATGAACTTGTGCAAGCAACTAATGGATTCAATGAGAGTAATTTACTTGGAAGAGGTGGCTTTGGATCTGTGTATCAAGGAATGCTTTCTAGTGGAAAGATGGTAGCAATTAAAGTACTTGATTTGAAATTGGAAGCAACATCAAAAAGCTTTGATGCAGAATGCAATGCTATGCGTAATCTTCGACATCGAAATCTTGTTGAGATTATTACTAGTTGTTCAAATGTTAATTTCAAGTCTTTGGTGATGGAGTTTATGTCAAATGGAAGCTTGGAAAAATGGTTATACTCAAATAACCATTGTTTAGGTTTCTTGCAAAGGTTGAATATAATGATAGATGTGGCATCTGCATTGGAGTATCTTCATCATGGTTCATCAATACCAGTGGTTCATTGTGATTTGAAGCCTAGTAATGTGTTACTAGATGAAAATATGGTTGCACATGTCGGTGATTTCGGAATTTCCAAGCTCTTGGATGATGAACATTCTAAACTTCATACTCAAACTTTAGCTACTATTGGCTATGTTGCACCAG AGTATGGATCTAAAGGAGTTGTTTCTGTTAAGGGAGATGTGTATAGCTATGGAATAATGCTAATGGAAATGTTCACAGGAAAGAAGCCAACAAATGAAATGTTTTCAGAAGAATTAACCTTGAAAATTTGGATTAGTGAATCAATGGATAATTCAATAATGGAAGTTGTGGATTGCAATTTAGTCTCACaacatggaaaacaaattgAAGATATTTTAGTTCATTTATCGTCTATTTTGGCTTTGGCATTGAAATGTTGCGAAGATTTACCTGAGGCACGAGTTAGTATGACACATGTAACTGCATCATTGATCAGGATCAAGACCTTATTCATATAA